One window of the Pseudomonas sp. S04 genome contains the following:
- the pbpC gene encoding peptidoglycan glycosyltransferase PbpC (penicillin-binding protein 1C) — protein sequence MGSWCKRAWRWLLGSVVLLVVLVWLADRLWPLPLPKDDLARVVLAEDGTPLWRFADANGVWRYPVQTSEVSPYYLQALLTYEDRWFYQHPGVNPLALGRAAWQNLSGGRVLSGGSTLSMQVARLLDPHPRTLLGKSRQLWRTAQLEWHLSKEQILNLYLNRAPFGGTLQGVAAASWAYLGKSPQHLTHAEAALLAVLPQAPSRLRPDRHPARAQVARDKVLRRLGEFAVWPQSAVDEALEEPLLLAPRLEPSLAPLLARRLNRPHSPPLIRTTLDANLQRRLEDLLLGWRARLPEHTSAAILVVEAQSMAVRAYLGSVDINDPRRFGHVDMISALRSPGSTLKPFLYGMAMDAGLIHSESLLQDVPRRYGDYRPGNFSMGFSGPVPASSALSTSLNLPAVQLLEAYGPKRFAAEMRIGGMPLALPPLAEPNLSLILGGAGSRLEDLVSGYSAFARGGKSATIRLQPDDELCERPLLSPGSAWIVRRILSGQARPDRDPRAELVQRPVLAWKTGTSYGFRDAWAIGVGPRYLIGIWIGRPDGTPVPGQFGLASAAPLMLQVHDVLINRDSQRGISAPVQPVPLNVGVAAICWPLGQPMSRTDPNCRRQRFAWTLDGTTPPTLQAMDQPLGVGLVEKIWVNERGLRVDAKCPGAVARDIALWPAPLEPWLPRVERREARLPANDPDCPGPLLAASSPLSIVGVREGDQLRRPAASQELLRLKLSALGGSGRRWWFVNGGPLGDSANQDSINATFEQLGRVELSVLDEGGQTARVEFNVVD from the coding sequence CTGGGTTCGTGGTGCAAGCGGGCGTGGCGTTGGCTGCTGGGCAGCGTGGTGCTGCTGGTGGTCCTGGTGTGGCTGGCCGACCGGCTCTGGCCGTTGCCCCTGCCCAAGGACGATCTGGCGCGGGTGGTGCTGGCCGAAGACGGCACGCCGCTGTGGCGCTTCGCCGATGCCAACGGCGTGTGGCGCTACCCGGTGCAGACGAGCGAAGTCTCGCCCTATTACCTCCAGGCACTGCTGACTTACGAAGACCGTTGGTTTTACCAGCATCCCGGGGTCAACCCGCTGGCGCTGGGCCGGGCGGCGTGGCAGAACCTGAGCGGCGGTCGGGTGTTGTCCGGCGGTAGCACGCTGTCGATGCAGGTGGCGCGTCTGCTCGATCCCCATCCGCGGACGCTGTTGGGCAAGTCGCGGCAACTGTGGCGCACGGCCCAGCTGGAATGGCATTTGTCCAAGGAGCAGATTCTCAACCTGTACCTCAATCGCGCGCCGTTCGGCGGCACCTTGCAAGGCGTGGCCGCCGCCAGTTGGGCGTATCTGGGCAAGTCTCCGCAGCACCTGACCCACGCCGAAGCGGCGTTGCTTGCGGTGTTGCCACAAGCGCCCAGTCGCTTGCGCCCTGACCGCCATCCGGCCCGCGCACAAGTAGCGCGGGACAAGGTGCTGCGCCGGCTCGGTGAATTTGCCGTGTGGCCGCAGTCGGCGGTCGACGAGGCCCTGGAGGAACCCTTGCTGCTGGCGCCCCGCCTGGAGCCCAGCCTGGCGCCCTTGTTGGCGCGCCGCTTGAACCGCCCGCACAGCCCGCCGCTGATTCGCACCACCCTCGACGCCAATTTGCAGCGGCGTCTCGAGGACCTGTTGCTGGGCTGGCGCGCGCGCTTGCCTGAGCACACCTCGGCGGCGATTCTGGTGGTCGAGGCACAAAGCATGGCAGTGCGTGCCTACCTGGGCTCGGTGGACATCAACGACCCCCGGCGCTTCGGCCATGTCGACATGATCAGCGCCCTGCGCTCGCCGGGGTCGACGCTCAAGCCGTTCCTCTATGGCATGGCCATGGACGCCGGGCTGATCCATTCCGAGTCGCTGCTGCAGGACGTGCCCCGGCGTTATGGCGATTACCGCCCGGGCAACTTCTCCATGGGCTTCAGCGGCCCGGTGCCGGCCAGCAGTGCGCTGTCGACTTCCCTGAACCTGCCGGCGGTGCAGTTGCTCGAAGCCTACGGTCCGAAACGCTTTGCCGCCGAAATGCGCATCGGCGGCATGCCATTGGCCTTGCCGCCCCTGGCCGAGCCCAACCTGTCGCTGATCCTCGGCGGTGCCGGGAGCCGGCTGGAGGACTTGGTCAGCGGCTACAGCGCCTTTGCCCGTGGCGGCAAGAGCGCCACTATCCGCTTGCAGCCCGACGACGAACTGTGCGAACGGCCGCTGCTGTCGCCGGGTTCGGCGTGGATCGTGCGGCGCATTCTCAGTGGGCAGGCGCGCCCCGACCGTGACCCGCGAGCCGAGTTGGTGCAGCGCCCGGTGCTGGCCTGGAAAACCGGCACCAGCTATGGTTTTCGTGATGCCTGGGCGATTGGCGTCGGCCCGCGTTACCTGATCGGCATCTGGATCGGCCGCCCGGACGGCACCCCGGTGCCCGGGCAGTTTGGCCTGGCCTCGGCGGCACCGCTGATGCTGCAGGTACACGATGTGCTGATCAACCGTGACAGTCAGCGTGGCATCAGCGCCCCGGTGCAGCCGGTGCCCTTGAACGTCGGGGTGGCTGCGATCTGCTGGCCCCTGGGACAGCCCATGAGCCGTACCGACCCCAACTGCCGCCGCCAGCGCTTCGCCTGGACCCTGGACGGCACCACGCCGCCGACCTTGCAAGCCATGGACCAGCCCCTGGGCGTGGGCCTGGTGGAAAAAATCTGGGTTAACGAGCGTGGGCTGCGAGTCGACGCCAAGTGTCCGGGGGCGGTGGCCCGGGATATCGCCTTGTGGCCGGCACCGCTGGAGCCTTGGTTGCCGCGGGTCGAACGGCGCGAAGCGCGCTTGCCGGCCAACGATCCGGATTGCCCGGGTCCGCTGCTGGCGGCATCCTCACCGTTGTCGATCGTCGGCGTGCGCGAGGGTGATCAACTACGACGCCCGGCCGCCAGCCAGGAGTTGCTGCGCCTGAAGTTGTCGGCATTGGGGGGCAGCGGTCGGCGCTGGTGGTTCGTCAATGGCGGACCGCTGGGTGACAGCGCTAACCAGGACAGCATCAACGCGACTTTCGAACAGCTTGGCCGGGTTGAATTGAGCGTGCTGGATGAGGGCGGGCAGACGGCGCGGGTCGAGTTCAATGTCGTCGATTAG
- a CDS encoding methyltransferase: MSDRHFDQLATRFAEKIYGGAKGAIRLAVLQADLAETLPDRPLRVLDIGAGLGHMSLWLAERGHQVTLAEPAAPMLEGARQRFAEAGQTATFIQAPWQELLGQLTEPYDLVLCHAVLEWLAEPHAILPVLHQLTAQGGWLSLAFYNRDALIYRNLLKGHFRKMRKNDMAGEKQSLTPQMPLDPRELATQLQGLWTVETQSGVRVFHDYMPVEFQARAELLDLLEMELAHRRHPTFAGLGRYLHWICRPA, translated from the coding sequence ATGAGCGACCGTCATTTCGATCAATTGGCGACCCGTTTCGCGGAAAAAATCTACGGCGGTGCCAAAGGCGCGATCCGCCTCGCGGTGTTGCAGGCGGACCTGGCGGAAACCTTGCCGGACCGCCCGCTGCGGGTGCTGGACATCGGCGCGGGCCTGGGCCACATGTCGCTGTGGCTGGCCGAGCGCGGCCACCAGGTGACCCTGGCCGAGCCGGCCGCACCGATGCTCGAAGGGGCGCGCCAGCGTTTCGCCGAGGCCGGACAAACTGCGACCTTCATCCAGGCGCCCTGGCAGGAACTGCTCGGCCAACTCACCGAGCCCTATGACCTGGTGCTGTGCCATGCGGTGCTGGAGTGGCTGGCCGAACCCCATGCGATTCTGCCGGTGCTGCATCAACTGACCGCGCAGGGCGGTTGGTTGTCGCTGGCGTTCTACAACCGCGACGCACTGATTTACCGCAATCTGCTCAAGGGTCACTTCCGCAAAATGCGCAAGAACGACATGGCGGGCGAGAAGCAGAGCCTGACCCCACAGATGCCTCTGGATCCGCGTGAACTGGCGACGCAACTGCAGGGCCTGTGGACGGTCGAAACCCAGAGTGGAGTGCGGGTTTTCCATGACTACATGCCCGTGGAATTCCAGGCCCGTGCCGAACTGCTCGACTTGCTGGAGATGGAACTGGCGCACCGTCGGCACCCGACATTTGCCGGGCTGGGACGTTACCTGCACTGGATCTGCCGCCCGGCCTGA
- a CDS encoding alpha-2-macroglobulin family protein — protein sequence MLNKGLFLAAALTLLSACDSSTPGQPPASSAPAATVSAAKTHAGQDLAALKQRYAGRELSVVDVSEIQLDGASTLSVSFSVPLDPQQKFADKLHLVDSKSGKVDGAWELSDNLMELRLRHLEPQRKLVLTVDAGLLAVNDAKLTGEYVSRLETRDLQPTVGFASRGSLLPTRLAEGLPVIALNVDKVDVEFFRIKSESLPAFLAQWGRNNSLQSYESRELLPMAELVYGGRFDLNPARNTRETLLLPIAGLKPLQQPGVYLAVMRASGTYNYSQPATLFTLSDIGLSVHRYQNRLDVFTQALEGGKALDDVSLELLDSDGRVVGQGKTGQGGHAQLPLPKKAEVLLAHQGQQTSLLRLNSAALDLAEFNIGGPQSHPLQFFVFGPRDLYRPGETVLLNALLRDTDGNAVKPQPVSVEVRRPDEQVSRKFVWDADASGLYQYQLQLAGEAPTGRWQLVFDLGDGKPQLYEFLVEDFLPERLALELKGSEQPIKPGDTAQISVNGRYLYGAPAAGNRLSGQVYVRPLREAVKSLPGYQFGSVTEEELSQDLELEETALDEDGEVLISLDSKWAEAKSPLQLIVQASLQESGGRPITRRVVQPVWPAERMPGLRALFDGEETDGDGPVEFELLMANNQGQKLAADNLKVRLIRERRDYYWNYSDNDGWSYHFNEKFLNLAEETLSIKAGDTAKVSFPVEWGPYRVEVEDPQTGVTSSLRFWAGYRAQDNAEGGAVRPDQVKLALDKPAYADGDTATVTVTPPAAGKGYLLVESADGPLWWQEIEVPAEGKSFAVKLDPKWSRHDLYVSALVIRPGERKANVTPKRAVGVLHLPLDRTQRKLGLSLSAPEKMRPKQPLSVKIQVRNADGSVPKQVHVLLAAVDVGILNITEYPTPDPYSSLFGRKAYGADQLDVYGQLIEAGQGRLASLAFGGDAALAKGGKRPDTSVTIVALQSAPVTLNEQGEGQVSVDIPDFNGELRLMAQAWTDDRYGMAEAKTVIAAPLIAELSAPRFLAGGDQTSLALDLSNLSGKAQTLQVQLSTEGQLALVDTAAHSVALTPGQRTTLRIPLRALGGFGQGKVKVLVNGLDLPGESLPPFTREWTLGVRPAYPALLKHYRAVLKEQPWSLPDSELALFEPAGREALLSLSSRPPLNLGEQIRALKAYPYGCSEQTTSGLYPSLYADAASLKRLGLEGEPEAARKRKIELGIERLLGMQRYNGSFGLWGADGEEEYWLTAYVTDFLLRARDQGFGVPADALKKANERLLRYLQERNLIEVDYSENAEHTRFAVQAYAGLVLARSQQAPLGALRSLFERRSDARSGLPLVQLSVALQLMGDQPRAAQALVAGLAATRKANDWLADYGSPLRDQALILALLQEYDLDKGKREERLFELSDQLAASPYLSTQERNSLFLAGRSLLGKPEANWTAQLSSGTQTRELNNAQPGLKLQGPLLASPLTLSNAGSEPVYQQLTISGYPLQAPAPGGENLNIRREYLGMNGQPLDLKALASGDLVLVHIAVSAKQRVPDALVVDLLPAGLELENQNLAQSAASLENASSKVKEWRESMQNASLKHQEFRDDRYVAALNLDGYGTTHLLYLARAVTPGTYRVPPPQVESMYRPNWQAVGETVPEMVIKGR from the coding sequence ATGCTTAACAAAGGATTGTTTCTGGCCGCTGCGCTGACCTTGCTCAGTGCCTGCGATTCATCGACGCCCGGCCAACCCCCGGCCAGCTCCGCACCGGCGGCCACGGTCAGCGCCGCCAAGACGCACGCCGGGCAAGACCTGGCGGCGCTGAAGCAGCGCTACGCCGGCCGTGAGTTGAGCGTGGTGGATGTCTCGGAAATCCAGCTCGACGGTGCCAGCACCCTGTCGGTGAGCTTTTCGGTGCCGCTGGACCCCCAGCAGAAATTCGCCGACAAGCTGCACCTGGTCGACAGCAAAAGCGGCAAGGTCGATGGTGCCTGGGAGCTTTCCGACAACCTGATGGAGCTGCGCCTGCGTCACCTTGAGCCGCAGCGCAAGCTGGTGCTGACGGTGGATGCCGGATTGCTGGCGGTCAACGACGCCAAGCTGACCGGCGAATATGTCAGCCGCCTGGAAACCCGCGACCTGCAACCGACCGTAGGGTTTGCCAGCCGTGGCAGTCTGCTGCCGACGCGCCTGGCCGAAGGCCTGCCGGTGATTGCCCTGAATGTCGACAAGGTCGACGTCGAATTTTTCCGGATCAAATCCGAGTCGCTGCCAGCGTTCCTCGCCCAATGGGGTCGCAACAACAGCCTGCAAAGCTATGAGTCCCGTGAACTGCTGCCCATGGCCGAGTTGGTGTATGGCGGCCGCTTTGACCTGAACCCGGCGCGCAACACCCGTGAAACCCTGCTGTTGCCGATCGCCGGCCTCAAGCCGCTGCAGCAACCGGGCGTCTACCTGGCGGTCATGCGCGCCTCGGGCACGTACAACTATTCGCAACCGGCGACCCTGTTTACCCTCAGTGACATTGGGCTTTCGGTGCACCGCTACCAGAACCGCCTGGACGTGTTCACCCAAGCCCTGGAGGGCGGCAAGGCGCTGGACGATGTCAGCCTGGAACTGCTCGACAGCGACGGTCGCGTGGTCGGCCAGGGCAAGACCGGGCAGGGCGGCCACGCTCAGTTGCCGCTGCCGAAAAAAGCCGAAGTACTCCTCGCCCACCAGGGCCAGCAGACCAGCCTGCTGCGACTCAACAGTGCAGCGTTGGACCTGGCCGAATTCAACATCGGCGGCCCCCAGTCCCATCCATTGCAGTTCTTCGTGTTCGGCCCGCGTGACCTCTACCGCCCCGGCGAAACCGTGCTGCTCAACGCCCTGCTGCGCGATACCGACGGCAACGCGGTCAAGCCGCAGCCGGTGAGTGTCGAAGTGCGGCGCCCGGACGAGCAGGTCAGTCGCAAGTTCGTCTGGGACGCCGATGCCTCCGGCCTGTATCAGTATCAGTTGCAGTTGGCCGGCGAAGCGCCGACCGGGCGTTGGCAGTTGGTGTTCGACCTGGGCGACGGCAAGCCACAACTCTACGAGTTTCTCGTCGAAGACTTCCTGCCCGAACGCCTGGCCCTCGAACTCAAGGGCAGCGAGCAACCGATCAAACCGGGCGACACCGCGCAAATCAGCGTCAATGGTCGTTATCTCTACGGCGCGCCGGCCGCCGGCAATCGCTTGAGTGGCCAGGTGTACGTGCGACCGCTGCGTGAGGCGGTCAAGAGCCTGCCGGGTTATCAATTCGGCTCGGTGACCGAAGAGGAGCTGAGCCAGGACCTGGAGCTGGAGGAAACCGCGCTGGACGAAGACGGCGAAGTGCTGATCTCCCTGGACAGCAAATGGGCCGAAGCCAAGTCACCGCTGCAACTGATCGTCCAGGCCAGCCTGCAGGAGTCCGGTGGCCGGCCGATTACCCGGCGCGTGGTGCAACCGGTGTGGCCGGCCGAGCGCATGCCGGGGCTGCGCGCCTTGTTCGATGGCGAGGAAACCGACGGCGATGGTCCGGTCGAGTTCGAACTGTTGATGGCCAACAACCAGGGCCAGAAGCTGGCCGCCGACAACCTCAAGGTGCGCTTGATTCGCGAGCGCCGCGACTACTACTGGAACTACTCGGACAACGATGGCTGGAGCTATCACTTCAACGAGAAGTTCCTCAACCTTGCCGAAGAGACCCTGAGCATCAAGGCCGGTGACACGGCCAAGGTCAGCTTCCCGGTGGAGTGGGGCCCTTATCGGGTGGAAGTCGAAGACCCACAGACCGGGGTGACCAGCAGCCTGCGCTTCTGGGCCGGCTACCGCGCCCAGGACAACGCCGAAGGCGGAGCAGTGCGTCCGGACCAAGTGAAACTGGCGCTGGATAAACCGGCCTATGCCGATGGCGACACGGCCACGGTCACGGTAACGCCACCGGCGGCCGGAAAAGGCTACCTGCTGGTGGAGTCGGCCGATGGCCCGCTGTGGTGGCAGGAAATCGAAGTGCCGGCCGAGGGCAAGAGCTTTGCCGTGAAGCTCGATCCGAAATGGTCGCGGCACGATCTGTATGTCAGCGCGCTGGTGATTCGTCCCGGTGAGCGCAAGGCCAACGTCACCCCCAAGCGTGCGGTCGGCGTGCTGCACCTGCCGCTGGATCGGACCCAGCGCAAGCTTGGCCTGAGCCTGAGTGCACCGGAAAAAATGCGCCCCAAACAGCCGCTGAGCGTGAAGATCCAGGTCAGGAATGCCGACGGCAGCGTGCCAAAACAGGTGCACGTGCTGTTGGCTGCGGTCGATGTCGGCATCCTCAATATCACCGAGTACCCGACCCCGGATCCCTACTCCAGCCTGTTTGGACGCAAGGCCTACGGCGCTGACCAATTGGACGTCTACGGGCAATTGATCGAAGCCGGCCAAGGCCGTCTGGCCAGCCTGGCCTTTGGTGGTGATGCGGCGCTGGCCAAGGGCGGCAAACGCCCGGACACCAGCGTGACCATCGTCGCCCTGCAGAGTGCGCCGGTTACCCTCAACGAGCAGGGTGAAGGTCAGGTCAGTGTCGATATTCCGGACTTCAACGGTGAACTGCGCTTGATGGCCCAGGCCTGGACCGACGATCGCTACGGTATGGCCGAAGCCAAGACGGTGATCGCCGCGCCCTTGATCGCCGAACTCTCGGCGCCACGCTTCCTCGCTGGCGGCGACCAGACCAGCCTGGCGCTGGACCTGTCGAACCTCTCGGGCAAGGCGCAGACGCTGCAGGTGCAACTGAGCACCGAGGGCCAACTGGCCCTAGTGGACACGGCGGCCCACAGTGTGGCGTTGACCCCGGGCCAGCGCACCACCTTGCGCATTCCCCTGCGCGCCCTCGGTGGTTTTGGCCAGGGCAAGGTCAAGGTGCTGGTCAACGGCCTCGACTTACCGGGCGAGAGCCTGCCGCCGTTTACCCGGGAGTGGACCCTGGGCGTGCGGCCGGCCTATCCGGCGCTGCTCAAGCACTATCGCGCGGTACTCAAGGAGCAACCCTGGAGCCTGCCTGACAGTGAACTGGCACTGTTCGAACCGGCCGGGCGCGAAGCCTTGCTCAGCCTGTCGAGCCGGCCACCGCTGAACCTGGGCGAGCAGATCCGTGCACTCAAGGCCTACCCCTATGGTTGTTCCGAACAAACCACCAGCGGCCTGTACCCGTCGCTGTATGCCGACGCGGCGAGCCTGAAACGCCTGGGCCTGGAAGGCGAGCCGGAAGCTGCGCGCAAGCGCAAGATCGAACTGGGCATCGAACGTTTGCTGGGCATGCAGCGCTACAACGGCAGCTTCGGCCTGTGGGGCGCCGACGGGGAGGAGGAGTACTGGCTGACAGCCTACGTCACCGACTTCCTGCTGCGCGCCCGCGACCAGGGTTTCGGCGTGCCGGCCGATGCCCTGAAAAAAGCCAACGAGCGCCTGCTGCGTTACCTGCAGGAGCGCAACCTGATCGAAGTCGACTACAGCGAAAACGCCGAGCACACGCGGTTTGCGGTGCAGGCCTATGCCGGCCTGGTATTGGCCCGCAGCCAACAGGCACCTTTGGGCGCGCTGCGCAGTCTGTTCGAGCGGCGCAGCGATGCCCGTTCCGGGTTGCCACTGGTGCAATTGTCGGTGGCCCTGCAGCTCATGGGCGATCAACCACGCGCCGCGCAGGCGCTGGTCGCGGGGCTTGCGGCGACACGCAAGGCCAACGACTGGCTGGCCGACTACGGCAGCCCGCTGCGGGACCAGGCGCTGATTCTGGCGTTGCTGCAGGAATACGACCTGGACAAGGGCAAGCGCGAAGAGCGCTTGTTCGAGCTGTCCGACCAGTTGGCTGCCAGCCCGTACCTGTCGACCCAGGAGCGCAACTCGCTGTTCCTCGCCGGCCGTAGTTTGCTGGGCAAGCCTGAAGCCAACTGGACTGCGCAGTTGAGCAGTGGCACGCAAACCCGTGAGCTGAACAACGCCCAGCCCGGGCTCAAGCTGCAAGGGCCGTTGCTGGCCTCGCCGCTGACGCTGAGCAATGCCGGCAGCGAGCCGGTCTATCAACAGCTGACCATCTCCGGTTATCCACTGCAGGCGCCAGCGCCGGGTGGCGAGAACCTGAACATCCGCCGTGAGTACCTGGGCATGAACGGCCAGCCGCTGGACCTCAAGGCGTTGGCCAGCGGCGACCTGGTACTGGTGCATATCGCCGTCAGCGCCAAGCAGCGCGTGCCGGATGCCCTGGTGGTGGACTTGTTGCCGGCCGGCCTGGAACTGGAAAACCAGAACCTGGCCCAAAGCGCTGCGAGCCTGGAAAACGCCAGCAGCAAGGTCAAGGAGTGGCGTGAGTCGATGCAGAACGCCAGCCTCAAGCACCAGGAGTTCCGTGACGATCGTTACGTCGCAGCGTTGAACCTCGACGGCTATGGCACCACGCACCTGCTGTATCTGGCGCGGGCGGTCACGCCCGGCACCTATCGTGTACCGCCGCCGCAAGTGGAGTCGATGTACCGGCCGAACTGGCAGGCGGTGGGTGAGACGGTGCCAGAGATGGTAATCAAGGGCCGTTGA
- a CDS encoding DUF4136 domain-containing protein, translated as MNRRLGLIALCLGLGACQGSNPYVASSRPLPPAPPQAAQTFDRSAYPAAPRDFSRYRSWAWLDGQMPNGSAWADSAQIAETVSNALDQRGLRPLHDQRTADLLVSADLHQETRLQQVQDDYGYGAYGGYNRYGNGYGSGVGMYNTVPVVRTYQIQVLVVRVDLYDAGTGQPVWSASAETSVDGTQRERGDALREAVQKAVAAYPPS; from the coding sequence ATGAACCGCCGCCTTGGATTGATCGCCTTGTGCCTGGGGCTTGGCGCCTGCCAGGGCAGCAACCCGTATGTCGCCAGCTCCAGGCCCTTGCCACCGGCGCCGCCGCAAGCGGCCCAGACGTTTGATCGCAGCGCCTACCCTGCGGCTCCGCGAGACTTCAGTCGCTACCGCAGTTGGGCCTGGCTCGACGGCCAGATGCCCAATGGCTCGGCCTGGGCGGACTCGGCTCAGATCGCCGAAACCGTGAGCAACGCCCTCGACCAGCGAGGCCTGCGCCCCTTGCATGACCAGCGCACGGCAGACCTGCTGGTGAGTGCCGACCTGCACCAGGAAACCCGCTTGCAGCAAGTGCAGGACGATTATGGCTATGGCGCCTACGGTGGTTACAACCGTTATGGCAACGGCTATGGCAGTGGCGTCGGCATGTACAACACGGTGCCCGTTGTGCGCACCTACCAGATCCAGGTGCTGGTGGTGCGGGTCGATCTGTACGACGCGGGCACCGGCCAACCGGTGTGGAGTGCCAGTGCTGAAACCAGCGTCGATGGAACGCAACGCGAACGCGGTGACGCATTAAGAGAAGCTGTTCAAAAGGCCGTAGCGGCGTATCCTCCTTCTTAA
- a CDS encoding DUF4136 domain-containing protein — MFRRLAFVACAVLLSACQSNQINHDFDASRDFAAYHSWTWKEPALQYRPDDPRIQSDLTEQRIRQSVADQLDQRGLRPAAGSSKGDLNVQTYLIIEERQQQVTTNYGGAWGNPWNGYWGAPMYNETRNVSYKVATIQIDLLDGKDGKLVWRGSDEQMLSSSPNPSDRSNAIRETVTRILSNYPPR, encoded by the coding sequence ATGTTCCGCCGTCTCGCATTTGTGGCATGTGCTGTGTTGCTCAGTGCTTGCCAGTCCAACCAGATCAATCACGACTTTGACGCCAGCCGCGACTTCGCCGCCTACCACAGTTGGACCTGGAAGGAGCCCGCCCTGCAATATCGCCCGGATGATCCACGGATCCAGAGCGACCTCACCGAGCAACGTATTCGCCAGTCGGTGGCCGATCAGCTCGACCAGCGCGGCTTGCGCCCGGCAGCCGGGAGCAGCAAGGGTGACCTTAATGTGCAGACCTACCTGATCATCGAAGAGCGCCAGCAACAGGTCACCACCAACTACGGCGGCGCCTGGGGCAACCCCTGGAACGGTTACTGGGGCGCACCGATGTACAACGAAACCCGCAATGTCAGCTACAAGGTCGCGACCATCCAGATCGACCTGCTGGACGGCAAGGACGGCAAGTTGGTATGGCGCGGCAGTGACGAACAGATGCTCAGCAGCTCCCCCAATCCCAGCGATCGCAGCAATGCGATTCGTGAGACCGTGACGCGGATCCTGAGTAACTATCCGCCAAGATAA
- a CDS encoding MazG-like family protein produces the protein MNLVELTERLHSIRDRNDWRQFHSPKNLAMAASVEMAELVEIFQWLSEDQSRQLPPDTLAHAGQEVGDIVLYLLLLCSELGLDMEQVVRSKLADSERRFS, from the coding sequence ATGAACCTTGTTGAACTGACCGAACGCCTGCACAGCATCCGCGACCGCAATGACTGGCGGCAATTTCACAGCCCGAAAAACCTCGCCATGGCCGCCAGTGTGGAAATGGCCGAGCTGGTGGAAATATTCCAGTGGCTGAGCGAAGACCAGTCGCGCCAGTTGCCGCCCGACACCCTGGCCCACGCCGGGCAGGAAGTGGGGGACATCGTGCTTTATCTGCTGCTGCTGTGCAGCGAGCTGGGGTTGGATATGGAGCAGGTGGTGCGCAGCAAGCTGGCCGACAGCGAACGGCGGTTCAGCTGA